The sequence below is a genomic window from Streptomyces sp. V1I1.
CAGAAGAAGTCGGTCGCACGTTGCTCGTGCAGATTGGCGAGTTGGCACAGGTTGCCGGATGGATTGCCAGTGATGCCGGACGCAATGAGGAAGCTGAACGCATCTACAAACTCGGCATGAGCGCTGCCCGACAGGCGGAGGACGGAACACTAGTCGGCAATCTCGCCGGTTCACTCGCCTACCACTACACCAACACGGGGAACACGAAAGAAGGGCTTGCCCTCGCCCAGGCTGCATTGGAAGCGGCAGGCGACGACGCACCCCCGAAAGCACGGGCGCTGTACCTTGACCGAGTTGCCTGGGCGCACACGCAAGCCAATGAGGCGCAGTCAGCAATGCGCGCCCTACGCGAGGCATCCGAAGCATTGGCGAATGACAGCGACGCTATCGAGTCGCCCCAGTACCTCTATTGGGTCGAGGTAGGTGAGTTGCAAGTGATGGAGTCGCGCGTCTATACGGAGCTAAGGAAGCCTTTACGCGCCGTGCCGCTACTCCGGGAAGTGCTCGCCCGATACGACGCCACGCGTACCCGCGAACTCGCCCTGTACCTGTCGTGGCTTGCTGTGGCATTGGCCGACGCCAACGAGCCTGAGGAAGCGGCAGCCACGGCACAGCGAGTGATCACGCTTTCCGCTGATGTGGCGAGCGAGCGCACGGCGGAACGCGTAAAGGTCGTCCTGCACAGGTTGGAGGATTTCCGGCACGTGCCGGAAGTGCGGGAAGTTCTGGAGGACGCAGCATGAGGGCACCCTCTCAACCCCGGCAAGGGTTGAGAGGGGGCCTGTCTGTCTGATCAGAACACCG
It includes:
- a CDS encoding helix-turn-helix transcriptional regulator; the encoded protein is MRGETAAHMIRRLRQAKCWSQARLAAEACRAAGLPPDSLTRQDVYRYEKGKRTPREWLPFIAAALGVPAIELEQAATTGAQESAPVTVADFLPDADPLAPLKVRQGRRIGAADVTDLAGRVHGLRLADDFLAGGDLIAPALRELRSAVKLYREGSHTEEVGRTLLVQIGELAQVAGWIASDAGRNEEAERIYKLGMSAARQAEDGTLVGNLAGSLAYHYTNTGNTKEGLALAQAALEAAGDDAPPKARALYLDRVAWAHTQANEAQSAMRALREASEALANDSDAIESPQYLYWVEVGELQVMESRVYTELRKPLRAVPLLREVLARYDATRTRELALYLSWLAVALADANEPEEAAATAQRVITLSADVASERTAERVKVVLHRLEDFRHVPEVREVLEDAA